The following are encoded in a window of Roseimaritima ulvae genomic DNA:
- a CDS encoding DUF7219 family protein, with protein MNQEDPTFAEKMLFNANLQEFAMRIGFICGLEAQEKISQAEAYDRIKQLWKELKRSKRNLNIGSDVDKG; from the coding sequence GTGAATCAGGAAGATCCTACTTTTGCCGAAAAAATGCTGTTCAACGCGAATCTGCAGGAATTCGCGATGCGGATCGGATTCATTTGCGGATTGGAAGCGCAGGAAAAAATTTCGCAAGCCGAAGCCTACGATCGGATCAAGCAGCTGTGGAAGGAACTCAAACGTAGCAAACGCAATTTGAATATCGGCAGCGACGTCGATAAAGGCTAG